From Lucilia cuprina isolate Lc7/37 chromosome 4, ASM2204524v1, whole genome shotgun sequence:
ctAGCTCGTCCTATCTTGTTTTCAACAGGCAAGTGGATAGACggctagatcgttttagaatctaataaggaccctaTATTTCGATGTGCtagaaacggaatgacaaataaaACACACTCCTtattttttttgatggtgggtataaaacatGTTGCAGCTGATGAAATGCACACATATTTCTATACTTAAGTTAAACATCGTATACATATATCATTATAAAGGTCTACACTTGAAATCTAATGAGAAGTTTAAAATAGGTTTAGATTGAACTAGTTAACTTTATTAGTTTACATTAATGTGCGCAAACGCGTTTTTTTTTATCCGTATCTTAGGATTTTGGAGGAGTTtggcaagttttatttatattttattatattttttacttttattcgtTTGAATAAtcgaatactttttaaaatttagtcgattactcgaataaaaaatatattgtaagcttttattcgaataattttaaacacgaatAATTGACGACCCTACTATATGGATACAGctttaaaatctcttttttgtaatAACTCATATTGAATATGGCCTCTGGTAGATTAGTGGTTATGGTTCTAGTCTGGTataccggaggtggtgggttcgttTCCCATCTGAGatactggttaaggagcgcacaacagacccgatagaggcctaggtgtattttttcggatttgatgtatatacatcttcttTTTAATCTAATTAACTGACTATTAAAGTTATGAACTGTttctaaattaacatttttaaataatttgttgagaaacttttgattttgtgtgtgagagaaaaaatttctcttttcacaaaaatcaaaagtttcccagtgtgaaccaggtctaaggaaacttcaaaagaaaattaaaaaaagtttctcaacaaaagtttcctagtgtggaccaggtctaagtAGGAAGTGGTTATAATGCAAAATTTCCTCcccttagacctggttcacactgagaaaattttgttgagaaaattttgattttgtgtgtaagagaaagagatggtttatatttctttttctctcacacacaaaagcaaaagtttcccagtgtgaaccaggtatTACATACTTCCTAaactacatttttataaattattttttaactttatcatGTATTGACAGTTCTTATACAAAAATTGTCTTAACTGGAAGAATAACTGCCAGTTAAACGATAACTGCAGGTTGTGTAAAtgataagattttttaatttttaaaatatttcaaatttatatttattttttatttgttatgaaGAATAGGTATTTAACTATGTTTGCTTATATTTTGTGGAattactatatactatactatatatacTATAAGATTCTTATGAGCACAAATCTCtttatcggttcataattgaccctacgccATGAAATTCGTTACACAGAAGCAagtttcttctttctttttatttttgtgtgtgagtgaAAGAGAAAGCCATATTAACCATCTCTTTCTTtcacatacaaaatcaaaagtttccaaaaaaagtttccctgTGTGAACCGGCACTTACAAGTCAGAATCTCATAATAATGTTTATAGGAAAGCATTCCATTTAatgcatacggtttgatgatgggtatataagattcggtataatcgaatataacactcttatttGTTAATGCTCTATTCGACTATGATATGTCAATTCTCAAAATCCctattaaatgtaaacaaaaatcgtCAATCACACAAATCCAATCGAAGCGGATGAACTTGATTatcttatcaaaaaaaaaaaaggaattaaactGTTTTATAACCTACATGCTCAACTTTGAGCATGTAGAGTAACTAATCTGAAAaggttataaaataatttcatttctttttttgttttttgataagATAATCAAGTTCATCCGCTTCGATTGGCGATTTAACTTTATAGTATATATAGTACTTGACGTGGAggtaaaattaattgttaacaGTTATTTGCAGCTAAAAAGTGAATATGGTCTTAATAAAgcaatttttgctttttttgtttatatttgctgCTTCTTCTGCAGAAGAATTTACAGAGTTTGATACATTTATTGATATTCCCTTTAAACCAATTAAGAGTTCAGTAAGTTGTACTTTTCGTCTATAAGATTATGTTATAAGTGTTTTTAATTACAGGCTGATCGTATACGGGAACATGGTTATCCTGCTGAATCACATTTTATTGAAACTTCTGATGGATATGTTTTGAATATGTTTAGGATACCATATTCtccaaaattaaacaataaaggTAGAGGAAATCCAGTGGTATTTTTACAACACGGCCTATTTTCATGCTCAGATTCTTTCATATTGAATGGACCAAATGATTCTATTGCATTTAACTTTGCTGATAACGGTTTCGACGTCTGGCTAGGGAATGCCCGGGGCAATATATATTCACGAAACAATACGAGACTATCGTTAAACCACCCAAATTTTTGGTCATTTAGTTGGCACGAAATCGGCAACATTGACATTCCAGAAATGATTGattacatattaaacaaaacTGGAGAAACCAAAGTCCATTACGTTGGACATTCTCAAGGAACAACAGTGTTCTTTGTAATGGCTTCAACGCGTCccgaatataataaaaagataaaaactgCTCATATGTTAGCTCCACCAATATTTATGGGTAACGTTACAGATAATCTTGTAGTGGGTCTAGCCCCTTATGTTGGTACTCCTGGAAAGGGATCTAATATTTTGGGTAATCAACAATTTATACCCTATAATCCATTTGTACAGCGATTGTTAGATACTGCATGTGGAGGTAACTCAGCATTTCCAAAGTATTGTTCAACACTATTTCTTTTATGGGCTGGaccagaaaataaaaatttaaatatggtAAGTTTACATCAGACAAATAACGATATGtttacaatatatatattttttgtacaagaCATTACTTCCACTGCTTGCGGAAACCCATCCGGCTGGAATTTCAACAAATCAGGCTATACATTATATACAAGAATATGTGAGTAATGAGTTTAGACAATTTGACTATGGCGAAAggaaaaacaagcaaaaatatGGACAGACAGAACCACCATCCTACCCAATTGAGCTTATCActtcaaatatgtatatttactatGGTCTTGCTGATACATCGGCCCATTATAAAGATATTCAACGTCTTCGTTATCGCTTGcctaatataaaattgttctaTGAAGTGCCAGATTCTCATTGGGGTCATTTGGATTTCATATTTGCTCGTCaagtaaagaaaacaataaatgatCCAGTAATACAAATGTGCAAGgagtatgaaattaaaaattccttCTAAATATTATTTGTCTTATAGTATtcaatcaatttattaaaagttaatgTTTACGAAGTCACAATGCAACAGGTAGTTCCAattctacaacaaaaaaactttttatcgacaattttctattaaaataaaattaaaagaaatgtttattaaaagaaaatttgtaatcgaaaataaaagaaattaaaaaaaataatttaacgatctttaaaaaaatcaaatatgagTTCTATATTCTTATCATACTGTGTTTAAAAAGTCAGGACGtcagaaaaaaagaattttatgtttttagaaaatgtcccattttataggttctcatttattcatttttgcaattttttaaaataacttttttattaataatcaaGAACCGGTTAAcccttttttaaatatctacttGTTACGTTTTTCGTTCTCTTAATCAAAAGAAAAGTCACATTTGGTCCCTAAAAAGCATGTGTGTATTGGTGTgtctttgttcttttttaatacGCATAGTAAAATGTTTGATATTAATTGGGaatatataccctacaccactttaatggggtacaggtcgcaattttcaaaataattggatgaaatttgacacacacacgttttatttggttaaaatcggtccattatttcacctagcccccacagaacagaacccccgaaaagggcccctagcccccatataaagcatctttcagaaaattagtttttcatctataaattgcttaaatgtatcggaacaattgaagataaatgctttattatgaaaaataaatcacatttaatatttattactggtgtagggtatcatatggacggccacgcccgactatactttcttacttgtttttattttttaatatgggTGAtcagaaattgtttaattatggaaaacatttaacatcaagattattaaaaaagattttaagtaTTACataattcagtttttgtttagtttcacCACAAATCAAGataattcaaacaaattaaatttttttcaattcaatttttttcaaattcacaaACCACATTTCTGTATTTATGTCATACAGTGTTACTGTACTATTCAACAATTTATTTGATTCttgtcaaaagttaaaaaaaaatcgaagaaatgttacaaaaaatatgtaaatggaATGACAGAAATTaatcataaagatattaatcgcttatttaaGGTTTATTATGCACATTTTCCACACAAAATtcttacaataaaccatcaataactttactaagcatttatgaatatggaggTTACCCCAAACTTGTTTCAAAACCAAATTTGAAACGAAGTGAAAACGGGAATACCAAATTTGTAATAACATGTGAACCTAAAATGTTGTGAagcaaaaaacacaaattaatcTATCTACATTTATTGCTCCGAAAATATTCAGATTTTGTGAaaatcaaatatgtatttaaataaataaagaagaaagacattaaaaatttaatacagttcatataaacttaagttattaactattttatcgaaaataaatGCTCTTACGCCTAATCCACATATAAAGTCAAAATGATTCCATCTTTTTGGTGGTAACTTGTATATCGCACTGATATTTTTTAATCGTCTAATTAATTTCCAAATATCTTCAACCGACACAATATAATCATTTTCGGCATAGAATATGCTAATTGGCACCACGACATTTTCCAAAGTGTATTCTGGTGGTACTAGCTGACggtagtttaaataattttgttctgGTCCATAATCATATTGACGGAATTTTTTGGACATGTAGCCTTGAAAGTAGtgcataatttgtttaaatgatcCTCCAACCGGAAAGTTTGCCATAATATCAGGAATAAGTGTCTgtgacagaaaaaaaaacaacaaaaaacagaaacattaaaattatgtatggATAATAATTATGGTTTTCAAGTattcgtgtttaaaattattcgaaaaaacaattaaataaaaaaataataaaaactttaataataagtGAATAAAAACTGAATAATTAAGCCGGATTCACAATGCTAGCAAGATTTTCAGGGGTGTTCAAAATGCTAGCaaccaattattttttaaaactcgcgattatcttatcttgataaaaattttgtttgaattcaatctattacaaattgaattaaacattttttcaaccATTCAATTTGAAACAGATTAAATGAAAGTTTTGCtttataattcaaaagcattctgtttattaaaaattgaattaaacaattttctttcattcaatttgtaataaaagGAATTAAACATATAAGAATGATCATTTAATTGAATTCATGTATGTTTATTAGAGTGcttcaaaaaaactaagtttcgaattttgaacCTCCCccccctaaaattgttctacgggttataaaaataagtcgtgcaaaaaattaggtcaataggactacgttaactggtgccgcaacggctctgaagtttgaagatgaaattacaaggggaaaatatgcattttttaagttttcacaaaagttttgtcattaaataatttgttttgcattttattgtcaaagaaccgtaatgtacacagaatttgcgttacaaaaagataaaaaacacaaaaattggttgaaaaatgtaaaagttattaaagattccccaggccattatcgtgtctcagagcacttgaattcgaaatgtgataaaaaaaataaacatatttttgaaaatattctaataaaacaattgtgttacttaaaatacatctgtagttacttgaatatgagtttttgtccttatagaataaggtcgaaaaattttgatatttttaacggtcgtttcaaaattcaaattttagtttttttgatactttgttaaacaattttcaatatttttgggagaactcatagggatttatggacaacagattagggaataaaacagtaaaaaaataggtcaatacctcttatagtttgcctgtacctgcaatttgaattcagcggatttcgagaaaaacctatttttatttaatattttgcaaaattagactttttattatattgttgtgtattttaaatggaaccttttgtaaatttattagtccacatatttctaaataaaaatcaagagtttcgtgCAATTTAGACGCCATTAAcctataaactttaaaggtcaaaggtcaaattttgtaatatttacaatttttgatggaaactagtcgaaattgtttctacttttaggtagattatcataacacttaagacatttatttattaacaaccgatatttacaaggtttacatggacagccagacggacggacggacatagcttaatcgactcaaaaaatgattctaagccaattggtatactttaaggtgggtataggacgaatatttttgtatgttacaaacatcagtataccctccccactaaagtggtgtagggtataattaagaaaaatttgtacaaaagcaaatagTGATATAGTGGCcgcaagaattttttttaaaattattataaaataatcgtCAACAAATGTTTAATGTAAAATGAAACTGGAGAACTTGAGTtacatttttgtactaaaaatgaaaggaaaatatgttgacattttgcaatttttttttaataattttaaagaaatttgtatttatttaaacggCGAAATATGAGTTTTAGTTTTTACGTTGACAACCCAAAATCGATCTCACACCGAAAATAATAGACaagtttaaaatttgataaatctaTATGAAAGTCATTAGTGTGATAGTCCTCAGTAAAAAATGCGAATTGCCAATCTTCTAGTAAATGATcgatatgtaaataaattcgacttttctaaaacttttcaaaagggCCTTACAACGCTTTAGTATTTATAGCTTGAAAGCATTTATACTGAattgtgtacatacatatgttttaattattgcAAATACAAATCTTGTATTTGATTACTAGAAAGTACGTCTACTAGGAAACGATCATGAACAAATTACACATAAGCCTCCTTTAAAGTATCTTtaagattaatttaaatttgactCTAGTTCCtctctattaaatttaatgtggATCAGACCATTTGGTCTTTAACATTTGAACCTATGGGGTCTAGGTTCAAATAAACCTTGTATTTGATTACTAGAAAGTACGTCTACTAGGAAACGATCATGAACAAATTACACATAAGCCTCCTTTAAAGTATCTTtaagattaatttaaatttgactCTAGTTCCtctctattaaatttaatgtggATCAGATCATTTGGTCTTTAACATTTGAACCTATGGGGTCTAGGTTCGGCCCttagggccgatcattacgaaaatctgcagtgtcattaatatttatataaaatttttttgtgccaatttttaaagagataataatatatttgacataattatggcataaaaaacccaaaacatgcttggtccaaatttcattaaattatctgtACCtcgcgcacaaggtttacatggacagccagccagccggacagacggacggacatgtcttaatagaCTCGAAAatatgattctgaatcgatcggtatactttaaggtgggtattggaccaatatttttgtgtgttatcaGTACAAATGAATAATATcctcaccactatagtggtgtagggtataaaaataataatttattattacgcTCTATGAATTTCGTTAATAAAGTCGGAGTTTTTGATAATACAGTTCTGAAAATTTCTGACAATATGTATCATTTgcaatcaaaattaaaattttaaaatttttggtaggGCGTAACAACACTTCCAGGAgagacaaaaaactaaataaaattaaaactattgttgaactgctttcattgataaaagttaataatatttaagaataagttcctaaattgtatgaatattttatttttttaaacataataaaacgaaaaaaaaaaaaaaaataatatatatatatatatatatatatatatatatatatatatatatatatatatataatatatatatatatatatatatatatatatatatatatatatatatatatatatatattttattctttcacattttatttttttataattaaaactgaaaaaagaaaagttgtacattttcgtattgaaaattaaaaaagtattttgcattagtgcagaataaaataacaaaaattcgtgtttaaaatatgttttaagataaaatatctttaaaaaaaaaattaactaatatttttattcacttccagaaaatacattttttatttagtaccttttgaacaactgtataatataaattattttattgctacCCTTGATAAGTAGCAATAGAAATCTTTAGTACTAGTTGATCGTTCTATTGCTACCAAATTGccactaatatatttaaattacaaatgatTCTACTACTGctatcaaattttttatttttttgctacatCTATAACTACTGCTACtgcttttactttttgtaaaatttttattttttataaagaaagttttatgttgaatattaccaataattccaaaatatttaagcaatttattgataaaaaactaaaatttctaaatgaggctttatataggtcaaatatggaccgatcctcggttaatttgggaaaaggatatatttctaaataagagttagttttgttgattttcattgcgatacaaatggttacaagtcaattttagacgtttaagtcattttttgaaggggggtttgtatggggctagggtcaaatataggccgatccttacgaaaatctgcagtgtcatttatacttatataaaacttatttgtgccaatttttaaagagatagcagaatatttgacgtaattatggcataaaaagttcaaatcgggaggtacggttgtatgggggctaggtgaaataatggaccgattttagcaattttcaataggcttggtccaaatttcatcaaattatcttgaaaattgcggcctgtaccttgcgcacaaggtttacatggacagtcagccagccagccggacggacatgtcttaatcgactcaaaaaatgattctgaatcgatcggtatactttaaggtattggaccaatatttttgtatgttacaaacatcagcacaaacgtatatgATCGTAATAATTACAAAGAGcagataaaataaatacattttgttatttcctaaataataataataaataattaaaaaataaacattaaattcacTTTACCTTATTTAACAGTTGAGTATCATAACCAGCTGCTGGCCACAAACGGCTCACGCAAACCAAaggtttttcattttctaaacAAGCCATCGAAAGCAATTTTTTGACATACTTATTTGTGGAAACCATTTCTACATTCTCCAATACCTTTGACACATAGTTTCGTGTCCCCAATAACGGACCAAATACTTTGGCCAAACTACCTTTTGTATTACTTACGTAAGCCACTGGCGCCAGCAATGTTGCTGTTTTAAAAGCATTATTATATTGAGGTAACATAGAATTGAGCACTAAAAAAATTGTGCCACCTTGTGATATACCAATGAAATGCATTTTTTGTTCACCTGTATACATTCGAATATAATCAACAATTGCAGGCATGTCATAAACACTCATCTCATGCCAACTAAAGTTCCAAAATTTCGGGTCCGTGGTATTGTAAAATACATTCTGTTTAGAATATATATTGCCTCTATTGTTACCAAGCCAAACATCAAAACCACTACGTGAAAGCAAATATGGCAATGAATTCTCGTGTCCATTTAACAACCATGCATCTGAGGAGGCATAGATTCCAGCCAATAAAAGTGCAACAGGTCTGCGCAAAACGTGAGTTTTATCATTAGGTAATTTCTGCACAAATGGTATTCGGTGCAATGTCAATACGTAACCATCTTTTGTTTGAACTGTGTGATGTTCAGACGGAAATCCATCATGATGTATTCGCTTCACCTATAagtaaaaaagttcttttataCACTATGTACATtcgaccgactcactctgtatggaaagtacaaaagtgtttttatgatgattctcaaaatattttgagtCCAGCATCGTGAGCTGTACTTTTacaagatattttaattttgtaataatatatataacccCTCATAATTTTCCTCTcccaacaaatttatttataatttataattccGTCACGGGTTCTCGTTATCCGGTCTAAAATTTTACACCAATAAGTTTTTAACACTAATGATcttaatgtaatttaaaaaataaactggtCGTTTgtttagacctggttcacactagaaaacttttgatttttgtgagtgaaagagatggttgatatttcattctctttctcacacacacaaaaatcaaaagtttcctagtgtgaaccaggtcttagcgTTTCTCtatggaaattttcaaaatctaataacataatatttgaaagttctttttttcttggttcttggttatatttaataaaattttagcaatttttagtATTgctatatatgaatgtatattggtcttgtcattcgaataaaaactaaTCGATTaattgaggaaaaatttttgtttttcttcaaacgaataaaaaatttaaattttgaataaagaaCAATTCGAACAATAtttgtcgaataatcgaatattcttataatatttctattgtgtttttgattttgtgtgtgagagaaatagACGGttcata
This genomic window contains:
- the LOC111687723 gene encoding lipase 3-like, which translates into the protein MVLIKQFLLFLFIFAASSAEEFTEFDTFIDIPFKPIKSSADRIREHGYPAESHFIETSDGYVLNMFRIPYSPKLNNKGRGNPVVFLQHGLFSCSDSFILNGPNDSIAFNFADNGFDVWLGNARGNIYSRNNTRLSLNHPNFWSFSWHEIGNIDIPEMIDYILNKTGETKVHYVGHSQGTTVFFVMASTRPEYNKKIKTAHMLAPPIFMGNVTDNLVVGLAPYVGTPGKGSNILGNQQFIPYNPFVQRLLDTACGGNSAFPKYCSTLFLLWAGPENKNLNMTLLPLLAETHPAGISTNQAIHYIQEYVSNEFRQFDYGERKNKQKYGQTEPPSYPIELITSNMYIYYGLADTSAHYKDIQRLRYRLPNIKLFYEVPDSHWGHLDFIFARQVKKTINDPVIQMCKEYEIKNSF
- the LOC111687725 gene encoding lipase 3, whose translation is MCFKRNKRQIKKCIHSFTWHKKAKMNRTDLFVVIVKFANILLNIIILIFLNSFGPAQAVFITLRNNREVIITDAVKRIHHDGFPSEHHTVQTKDGYVLTLHRIPFVQKLPNDKTHVLRRPVALLLAGIYASSDAWLLNGHENSLPYLLSRSGFDVWLGNNRGNIYSKQNVFYNTTDPKFWNFSWHEMSVYDMPAIVDYIRMYTGEQKMHFIGISQGGTIFLVLNSMLPQYNNAFKTATLLAPVAYVSNTKGSLAKVFGPLLGTRNYVSKVLENVEMVSTNKYVKKLLSMACLENEKPLVCVSRLWPAAGYDTQLLNKTLIPDIMANFPVGGSFKQIMHYFQGYMSKKFRQYDYGPEQNYLNYRQLVPPEYTLENVVVPISIFYAENDYIVSVEDIWKLIRRLKNISAIYKLPPKRWNHFDFICGLGVRAFIFDKIVNNLSLYELY